The following are encoded together in the Sparus aurata chromosome 1, fSpaAur1.1, whole genome shotgun sequence genome:
- the LOC115588455 gene encoding uncharacterized protein LOC115588455 isoform X2, whose translation MSERLTGSFYGSSPPELRLVLLGNIGCGKTSSADTILGQLSPVTPSSSRSCQLRQGVSDGRSVTLVEAPRWFWVGGKMEDSVRKETEQALTLLPSGPHAILLLVPVCVFTEMEARVPAELQLVFGEEVLDHTLVLLTCGDYLMGKTVEEYLQEEHPGLRQIIEQCGGRYHVINNRKPGNREQVCELLEKVDNMVKKNGVYNKKSAQERELDKQVRDRKQELMESYRAQKEERMERTASTRIPYTETQRSNDSGEEYSTTWERKRRGERDVMDGRVDVSQVSNGLHSTPAPERQSDSESREDTQVKRTPSFRLNAVHHRINSFEDRSPEVSPTSSPDSPVFASSPSSPTFAQAPSSPSSAYSFPLSSSSSSPSSSQELRLVMLGRSGAGKSAAANYILGQKAFESHPESLTAITKECEKKKALVEGRQVALVDTPDWFNSEQTPNEVRAQISSCVALSSPGPHVFLLCVPLDQPAKTELQALRALESIFGPESVQRHTMVLFTYADRLRESGKAGNDSVEAYIAGQRGDLLKLVEKCGDRFHVMETAGGWRKSKNLVELLEKVEQTVKEAGGQCYSCPAFQEAENRVRQRQVEIARERKGKKLEEERQGDVRQLSSDRRALYSYMKPVVEAEEEVREDEIAKTRDEAEMSVRTMNIKSLPPVTLSSINPSLLSSIREKMESGAKNLPKLLADSSVWVSEGAKKVKNSPMWGKVGSGAQNVQKIVVDSSVWRKAGASAGHVSKLVGDRVPKVVVDGSTWVGSGAKAAAANPMWGKVGSGAKSGAKLMADGSMRVGAGIGTGAKNLAKSPMWGKVGSGAKTGAKLMAENSKRVGAGISSGAKKVAQSPVWGKVGSGAKAGAKMVAESSVWEKIGTTAKQVPKVVIGGALLGLVLGMFLGGVLGGAVGAAAGSAVSEVGRRKFSKKNALEKTNEAAKNVERKVNDSMDSLVKQGEKVLKTE comes from the exons ATGAGTGAACGATTGACAGGGAGCTTCTATGGGTCCTCGCCCCCGGAGCTCAGACTTGTTCTTTTGGGAAACATTGGATGTGGAAAGACATCATCAGCAGACACTATCCTGGGCCAGCTGTCCCCAGTAACTCCCAGTTCCTCCAGGAGCTGCCAGCTGCGACAGGGCGTCTCTGATGGCAGGAGTGTGACCCTGGTAGAGGCGCCGAGGTGGTTCTGGGTCGGTGGCAAGATGGAGGACAGCGTCAGGAAGGAGACTGAGCAAGCACTGACGCTGCTACCATCAGGCCCACATGCTATTTTACTGCTGGTGCCTGTTTGCGTGTTTACAGAG ATGGAGGCTCGTGtgcctgcagagctgcagttgGTGTTTGGGGAGGAGGTGCTGGATCACACTCTGGTCCTGCTGACTTGTGGGGACTACTTGATGGGAAAAACAGTGGAG GAGTACCTGCAGGAAGAACACCCAGGCCTGAGGCAAATCATTGAGCAGTGTGGGGGGAGGTACCATGTCATCAATAATCGTAAGCCGGGCAACAGGGAGCAGGTCTGTGAGCTGCTGGAGAag GTGGACAACATGGTGAAGAAAAACGGGGTATACAACAAGAAATCAGCTCAGGAGAGAGAGCTGGACAAAcaagtgagagacagaaagcaaGAACTTATGGAAAGTTACAGAGCTCAAAAGGAGGAGAGAATGGAGAGGACTGCTTCAACACGTATCCcatacacagagacacagaggagtAATGATAGTGGAGAGGAATACAGCACCAcctgggagaggaagagaagaggagagagggatgtgATGGATGGAAGAGTGGATGTGAGCCAAGTGTCGAACGGGCTTCATTCAACTCCAGCACCAGAGCGACAGTCAGATTCAGAGTCGCGTGAGGACACACAGGTGAAGAGGACGCCTAGTTTCAGACTAAATGCAG tgcaCCACAGAATCAACAGTTTTGAAGACAGGTCCCCTGAGGTGTCTCCAACCTCCTCTCCTGATTCGCCTGTCTTCGCCTCTTCCCCCTCATCGCCAACCTTCGCCCAAGCTCCTTCATCTCCCTCCTCCGCCTACTCATTCCctttatcctcctcttcctcctccccctcatcgtctcaggagctccgtctggtgATGCTTGGGCGATCTGGAGCAGGAAAGAGCGCAGCTGCCAACTACATATTGGGACAGAAGGCGTTTGAGTCACATCCAGAAAGCCTCACAGCGATCACTAAGGagtgtgagaaaaagaaagctcTGGTTGAAGGAAGACAG GTAGCGTTGGTGGATACCCCGGACTGGTTCAATTCAGAGCAAACTCCAAATGAGGTCCGAGCTCAGATCTCCTCCTGTGTTGCTTTATCCAGTCCCGGTCCCCATGTCTTTCTCCTGTGCGTCCCTTTAGACCAGCCAGCAAAGACCGAGCTGCAAGCTCTCAGGGCTCTTGAATCCATTTTTGGCCCGGAGTCGGTCCAAAGACACACAATGGTCCTCTTTACTTACGCAGATCGACTGAGAGAAAGTGGGAAGGCTGGAAACGACAGCGTGGAGGCTTACATCGCTGGTCAGCGTGGAGATTTGTTAAAGCTGGTGGAGAAATGCGGGGACAGGTTTCATGTGATGGAGACGGCAGGAGGTTGGAGGAAGAGTAAGAATTTGGTAGAGCTGCTTGAGAAGGTGGAGCAGACGGTGAAGGAAGCTGGAGGACAGTGTTACTCTTGTCCTGCTTTTCAGGAGGCAGAGAACAGAGTGAGGCAGAGACAAGTGGAGATAGCaagggagagaaaggggaaaaaactaGAGGAAGAAAGACAAGGGGACGTTAGACAGCTCAGTTCTGATAGGCGGGCACTTTATTCCTACATGAAGCCTGTGGTTGAGGCAGAAGAGGAAGTGAGAGAGGATGAGATTGCGAAAACAAGGGATGAGGCAGAGATGAGTGTAAGAACCATGAATATCAAGAGCCTTCCTCCTGTTACGCTTTCCAGCATTAACCCCTCACTTCTCAGTTCCATTAGGGAGaaaatggagtctggtgcaaAGAATTTACCCAAGCTGTTGGCAGATAGCTCTGTGTGGGTCAGCGAGGGAGCAAAGAAGGTGAAAAATAGTCCAATGTGGGGAAAGGTCGGCAGCGGAGCACAAAACGTCCAGAAAATAGTGGTTGACAGTTCTGTGTGGAGGAAGGCTGGAGCTAGTGCCGGACATGTGTCCAAACTAGTAGGAGATAGAGTTCCCAAGGTAGTGGTGGATGGTTCTACATGGGTGGGATCCGGAGCaaaggctgcagcagcaaatCCCATGTGGGGAAAAGTTGGTTCAGGGGCAAAATCAGGGGCCAAATTGATGGCAGATGGTTCCATGCGTGTCGGAGCTGGGATTGGAACCGGGGCAAAGAATTTGGCAAAGAGTCCTATGTGGGGAAAAGTCGGATCTGGGGCTAAAACTGGAGCTAAACTGATGGCTGAAAATTCTAAGCGAGTTGGAGCTGGAATTAGTTCCGGTGCAAAGAAGGTGGCACAGAGTCCAGTGTGGGGGAAGGTGGGCTCTGGGGCCAAAGCAGGGGCCAAAATGGTGGCTGAGAGCTCGGTGTGGGAGAAAATTGGGACCACTGCTAAACAGGTGCCAAAGGTAGTCATAGGGGGAGCATTGCTGGGACTGGTGCTTGGCATGTTTTTGGGGGGTGTGCTCGGCGGAGCTGTCGGGGCAGCTGCTGGATCTGCAGTATCTGAGGTGGGCAGACGAAAATTCAGCAAGAAAAACGCGTTAGAAAAGACAAATGAAGCTGCAAAAAATGTGGAGAGAAAAGTGAATGACAGCATGGACTCACTGGTAAAACAGGGCGAGAAAGTATTGAAAACTGAATGA
- the LOC115588455 gene encoding uncharacterized protein LOC115588455 isoform X1 produces the protein MSERLTGSFYGSSPPELRLVLLGNIGCGKTSSADTILGQLSPVTPSSSRSCQLRQGVSDGRSVTLVEAPRWFWVGGKMEDSVRKETEQALTLLPSGPHAILLLVPVCVFTEMEARVPAELQLVFGEEVLDHTLVLLTCGDYLMGKTVEEYLQEEHPGLRQIIEQCGGRYHVINNRKPGNREQVCELLEKVDNMVKKNGVYNKKSAQERELDKQVRDRKQELMESYRAQKEERMERTASTRIPYTETQRSNDSGEEYSTTWERKRRGERDVMDGRVDVSQVSNGLHSTPAPERQSDSESREDTQVKRTPSFRLNADGALLSQMSEVKSSPKLVTTLHHRINSFEDRSPEVSPTSSPDSPVFASSPSSPTFAQAPSSPSSAYSFPLSSSSSSPSSSQELRLVMLGRSGAGKSAAANYILGQKAFESHPESLTAITKECEKKKALVEGRQVALVDTPDWFNSEQTPNEVRAQISSCVALSSPGPHVFLLCVPLDQPAKTELQALRALESIFGPESVQRHTMVLFTYADRLRESGKAGNDSVEAYIAGQRGDLLKLVEKCGDRFHVMETAGGWRKSKNLVELLEKVEQTVKEAGGQCYSCPAFQEAENRVRQRQVEIARERKGKKLEEERQGDVRQLSSDRRALYSYMKPVVEAEEEVREDEIAKTRDEAEMSVRTMNIKSLPPVTLSSINPSLLSSIREKMESGAKNLPKLLADSSVWVSEGAKKVKNSPMWGKVGSGAQNVQKIVVDSSVWRKAGASAGHVSKLVGDRVPKVVVDGSTWVGSGAKAAAANPMWGKVGSGAKSGAKLMADGSMRVGAGIGTGAKNLAKSPMWGKVGSGAKTGAKLMAENSKRVGAGISSGAKKVAQSPVWGKVGSGAKAGAKMVAESSVWEKIGTTAKQVPKVVIGGALLGLVLGMFLGGVLGGAVGAAAGSAVSEVGRRKFSKKNALEKTNEAAKNVERKVNDSMDSLVKQGEKVLKTE, from the exons ATGAGTGAACGATTGACAGGGAGCTTCTATGGGTCCTCGCCCCCGGAGCTCAGACTTGTTCTTTTGGGAAACATTGGATGTGGAAAGACATCATCAGCAGACACTATCCTGGGCCAGCTGTCCCCAGTAACTCCCAGTTCCTCCAGGAGCTGCCAGCTGCGACAGGGCGTCTCTGATGGCAGGAGTGTGACCCTGGTAGAGGCGCCGAGGTGGTTCTGGGTCGGTGGCAAGATGGAGGACAGCGTCAGGAAGGAGACTGAGCAAGCACTGACGCTGCTACCATCAGGCCCACATGCTATTTTACTGCTGGTGCCTGTTTGCGTGTTTACAGAG ATGGAGGCTCGTGtgcctgcagagctgcagttgGTGTTTGGGGAGGAGGTGCTGGATCACACTCTGGTCCTGCTGACTTGTGGGGACTACTTGATGGGAAAAACAGTGGAG GAGTACCTGCAGGAAGAACACCCAGGCCTGAGGCAAATCATTGAGCAGTGTGGGGGGAGGTACCATGTCATCAATAATCGTAAGCCGGGCAACAGGGAGCAGGTCTGTGAGCTGCTGGAGAag GTGGACAACATGGTGAAGAAAAACGGGGTATACAACAAGAAATCAGCTCAGGAGAGAGAGCTGGACAAAcaagtgagagacagaaagcaaGAACTTATGGAAAGTTACAGAGCTCAAAAGGAGGAGAGAATGGAGAGGACTGCTTCAACACGTATCCcatacacagagacacagaggagtAATGATAGTGGAGAGGAATACAGCACCAcctgggagaggaagagaagaggagagagggatgtgATGGATGGAAGAGTGGATGTGAGCCAAGTGTCGAACGGGCTTCATTCAACTCCAGCACCAGAGCGACAGTCAGATTCAGAGTCGCGTGAGGACACACAGGTGAAGAGGACGCCTAGTTTCAGACTAAATGCAG ATGGAGCTCTACTCTCACAAATGTCTGAGGTTAAATCATCGCCAAAATTGGTCACTACTT tgcaCCACAGAATCAACAGTTTTGAAGACAGGTCCCCTGAGGTGTCTCCAACCTCCTCTCCTGATTCGCCTGTCTTCGCCTCTTCCCCCTCATCGCCAACCTTCGCCCAAGCTCCTTCATCTCCCTCCTCCGCCTACTCATTCCctttatcctcctcttcctcctccccctcatcgtctcaggagctccgtctggtgATGCTTGGGCGATCTGGAGCAGGAAAGAGCGCAGCTGCCAACTACATATTGGGACAGAAGGCGTTTGAGTCACATCCAGAAAGCCTCACAGCGATCACTAAGGagtgtgagaaaaagaaagctcTGGTTGAAGGAAGACAG GTAGCGTTGGTGGATACCCCGGACTGGTTCAATTCAGAGCAAACTCCAAATGAGGTCCGAGCTCAGATCTCCTCCTGTGTTGCTTTATCCAGTCCCGGTCCCCATGTCTTTCTCCTGTGCGTCCCTTTAGACCAGCCAGCAAAGACCGAGCTGCAAGCTCTCAGGGCTCTTGAATCCATTTTTGGCCCGGAGTCGGTCCAAAGACACACAATGGTCCTCTTTACTTACGCAGATCGACTGAGAGAAAGTGGGAAGGCTGGAAACGACAGCGTGGAGGCTTACATCGCTGGTCAGCGTGGAGATTTGTTAAAGCTGGTGGAGAAATGCGGGGACAGGTTTCATGTGATGGAGACGGCAGGAGGTTGGAGGAAGAGTAAGAATTTGGTAGAGCTGCTTGAGAAGGTGGAGCAGACGGTGAAGGAAGCTGGAGGACAGTGTTACTCTTGTCCTGCTTTTCAGGAGGCAGAGAACAGAGTGAGGCAGAGACAAGTGGAGATAGCaagggagagaaaggggaaaaaactaGAGGAAGAAAGACAAGGGGACGTTAGACAGCTCAGTTCTGATAGGCGGGCACTTTATTCCTACATGAAGCCTGTGGTTGAGGCAGAAGAGGAAGTGAGAGAGGATGAGATTGCGAAAACAAGGGATGAGGCAGAGATGAGTGTAAGAACCATGAATATCAAGAGCCTTCCTCCTGTTACGCTTTCCAGCATTAACCCCTCACTTCTCAGTTCCATTAGGGAGaaaatggagtctggtgcaaAGAATTTACCCAAGCTGTTGGCAGATAGCTCTGTGTGGGTCAGCGAGGGAGCAAAGAAGGTGAAAAATAGTCCAATGTGGGGAAAGGTCGGCAGCGGAGCACAAAACGTCCAGAAAATAGTGGTTGACAGTTCTGTGTGGAGGAAGGCTGGAGCTAGTGCCGGACATGTGTCCAAACTAGTAGGAGATAGAGTTCCCAAGGTAGTGGTGGATGGTTCTACATGGGTGGGATCCGGAGCaaaggctgcagcagcaaatCCCATGTGGGGAAAAGTTGGTTCAGGGGCAAAATCAGGGGCCAAATTGATGGCAGATGGTTCCATGCGTGTCGGAGCTGGGATTGGAACCGGGGCAAAGAATTTGGCAAAGAGTCCTATGTGGGGAAAAGTCGGATCTGGGGCTAAAACTGGAGCTAAACTGATGGCTGAAAATTCTAAGCGAGTTGGAGCTGGAATTAGTTCCGGTGCAAAGAAGGTGGCACAGAGTCCAGTGTGGGGGAAGGTGGGCTCTGGGGCCAAAGCAGGGGCCAAAATGGTGGCTGAGAGCTCGGTGTGGGAGAAAATTGGGACCACTGCTAAACAGGTGCCAAAGGTAGTCATAGGGGGAGCATTGCTGGGACTGGTGCTTGGCATGTTTTTGGGGGGTGTGCTCGGCGGAGCTGTCGGGGCAGCTGCTGGATCTGCAGTATCTGAGGTGGGCAGACGAAAATTCAGCAAGAAAAACGCGTTAGAAAAGACAAATGAAGCTGCAAAAAATGTGGAGAGAAAAGTGAATGACAGCATGGACTCACTGGTAAAACAGGGCGAGAAAGTATTGAAAACTGAATGA
- the hmgxb4b gene encoding uncharacterized protein hmgxb4b isoform X1 — MPDVRSRLLMEDESGLLSSQRGTKRSLKDIMMEEEEQEDPDLDFVECCTKRLYKEPEGLLNKERQHSGNSEADPELYGAESSSFLPDYPQDRWVIRGGQENIQDRLLHSCCPAEVSIDQKSQSSTLEYWVYLDNQHNMADCPVTRFIAPPATSVTQRPCLFTPVPGTVTALKMSSVGNSAVSSPMKDTCSPANSMCSPPGSAWDTLRSTSRSPSCSDQCPVSAAAHLHLLGESLFLIGHHLQETNKIVSMSSSLSLLLDSLLCALAPLLCLTAEIPELSSCTQQTLASTLENIAYVMPGM; from the exons ATGCCAGACGTTCGCTCAAGGCTACTG ATGGAGGATGAATCTGGCCTGCTGAGCAGCCAGAGAGGGACGAAAAGGTCCCTCAAAGACAtcatgatggaggaggaggagcaggaggatcCAGATTTAGATTTTGTGGAATGCTGCACCAAGAGGCTTTACAAG GAACCAGAAGGCTTGCTCAACAAGGAAAGGCAACACTCTG GTAATAGTGAAGCTGACCCTGAACTTTACGGAGCAGAGTCCTCCAGTTTCCTCCCTGATTATCCACAAGACAGATGGGTAATAAGAGGAGGGCAAGAG AATATCCAAGACAGGTTGTTGCATTCATGTTGCCCAGCAGAGGTCAGCATTGATCAG aAAAGTCAAAGCTCCACATTAGAGTACTGGGTGTATCTAGATAACCAGCACAACATGGCAGACTGTCCCGTCACAAGATTTATTGCCCCTCCTGCCACTTCAGTAACCCAAAGGCCTTGTCTGTTCACACCTGTTCCTGGTACAGTGACAGCTTTGAAAATGAGCTCTGTGGGTAATTCAGCGGTATCTAGCCCCATGAAGGACACCTGCAGTCCGGCAAACTCTATGTGCAGTCCCCCTGGTTCAGCCTGGGACACACTCAGATCCACATCCAGGAGTCCCAGCTGCTCTGACCAGTGTcctgtcagtgctgcagctcacctACACCTGCTGGGGGAATCCTTGTTCCTGATTGGACACCATCTTCAGGAGACAAAT aaaATAGTGAGTATGTCAAGTAGCTTGTCTCTGCTTTTGGATTCTCTCCTGTGCGCCTTGGCTCCTCTACTCTGCCTCACGGCAGAGATACCTGAGTTGAGTAGCTGCACACAACAGACACTG GCCTCCACTCTGGAAAACATTGCCTATGTGATGCCTGGGATGTGA
- the hmgxb4b gene encoding uncharacterized protein hmgxb4b isoform X2 encodes MEDESGLLSSQRGTKRSLKDIMMEEEEQEDPDLDFVECCTKRLYKEPEGLLNKERQHSGNSEADPELYGAESSSFLPDYPQDRWVIRGGQENIQDRLLHSCCPAEVSIDQKSQSSTLEYWVYLDNQHNMADCPVTRFIAPPATSVTQRPCLFTPVPGTVTALKMSSVGNSAVSSPMKDTCSPANSMCSPPGSAWDTLRSTSRSPSCSDQCPVSAAAHLHLLGESLFLIGHHLQETNKIVSMSSSLSLLLDSLLCALAPLLCLTAEIPELSSCTQQTLASTLENIAYVMPGM; translated from the exons ATGGAGGATGAATCTGGCCTGCTGAGCAGCCAGAGAGGGACGAAAAGGTCCCTCAAAGACAtcatgatggaggaggaggagcaggaggatcCAGATTTAGATTTTGTGGAATGCTGCACCAAGAGGCTTTACAAG GAACCAGAAGGCTTGCTCAACAAGGAAAGGCAACACTCTG GTAATAGTGAAGCTGACCCTGAACTTTACGGAGCAGAGTCCTCCAGTTTCCTCCCTGATTATCCACAAGACAGATGGGTAATAAGAGGAGGGCAAGAG AATATCCAAGACAGGTTGTTGCATTCATGTTGCCCAGCAGAGGTCAGCATTGATCAG aAAAGTCAAAGCTCCACATTAGAGTACTGGGTGTATCTAGATAACCAGCACAACATGGCAGACTGTCCCGTCACAAGATTTATTGCCCCTCCTGCCACTTCAGTAACCCAAAGGCCTTGTCTGTTCACACCTGTTCCTGGTACAGTGACAGCTTTGAAAATGAGCTCTGTGGGTAATTCAGCGGTATCTAGCCCCATGAAGGACACCTGCAGTCCGGCAAACTCTATGTGCAGTCCCCCTGGTTCAGCCTGGGACACACTCAGATCCACATCCAGGAGTCCCAGCTGCTCTGACCAGTGTcctgtcagtgctgcagctcacctACACCTGCTGGGGGAATCCTTGTTCCTGATTGGACACCATCTTCAGGAGACAAAT aaaATAGTGAGTATGTCAAGTAGCTTGTCTCTGCTTTTGGATTCTCTCCTGTGCGCCTTGGCTCCTCTACTCTGCCTCACGGCAGAGATACCTGAGTTGAGTAGCTGCACACAACAGACACTG GCCTCCACTCTGGAAAACATTGCCTATGTGATGCCTGGGATGTGA
- the hmox1b gene encoding heme oxygenase, protein MDTETKTQMATEQMTDMDLSEQIKKVTKESHIRAENTELMMSFQKAQVTLQQYKLLLCSLYEIYLALEEELDRNSNHPGVAPIYFPAELARLEAIEKDLEYFYGQDWREKIVVPGATKRYCHRLRQIGKESPEFLLAHAYTRYLGDLSGGQVLGRIAQKSMGLKSSEGLSFFAFPGVTSPNLFKQLYRSRMNSVELTEEERNGVLEEAVRAFEFNIQVFDDLQKMLSVTEDTLQNCSTHSKPVQMLQINGSLNKTIPLLRMVLGLFVALATVSMGIYAL, encoded by the exons ATGGATACAGAGACGAAGACTCAGATGGCAACAGAGCAGATGACTGACAT ggATCTGTCAGAACAAATCAAAAAGGTGACAAAAGAGAGCCACATCAGGGCAGAAAACACTGAGCTGATGATGAGCTTCCAAAAGGCACAGGTCACTCTGCAACAGTACAAG cTCCTCCTGTGCTCCCTGTACGAGATCTACCTGGCCTTGGAGGAAGAGCTGGACCGGAACTCCAACCACCCTGGTGTCGCACCTATTTACTTCCCGGCTGAGCTGGCCAGGCTGGAGGCCATCGAGAAAGACCTGGAATACTTCTACGGCCAGGACTGGAGAGAGAAGATAGTTGTCCCTGGAGCCACCAAAAGATACTGCCACAGACTCAGACAA attggcAAAGAAAGCCCAGAATTTCTGCTGGCCCACGCTTACACCCGGTACCTGGGTGACCTGTCTGGAGGGCAGGTCCTGGGCCGAATCGCCCAGAAGTCCATGGGGCTGAAGAGCAGCGAGGGTCTGTCGTTCTTCGCCTTCCCTGGTGTGACCAGCCCAAACCTGTTCAAACAGCTGTACCGCAGCCGCATGAACAGCGTGgagctgacagaggaggagaggaatggCGTGCTGGAGGAGGCTGTCAGAGCGTTCGAGTTCAACATTCAG GTCTTTGATGATTTACAGAAAATGCTGAGTGTCACTGAAGATACGTTACAGAATTGTTCAACACACTCCAAACCAGTTCAGATGCTCCAGATCAATGGGAGCCTTAACAAAACGATTCCATTACTCAGGATGGTTCTAGGACTTTTTGTGGCTCTGGCGACAGTCAGTATGGGAATCTATGCTCTTTAG
- the rnf11a gene encoding RING finger protein 11a — protein MGNCLFSHGADDLSLLNESEGGSLPGEPPPPYQERTQPLPVYHPNPGESRLAYQLTEEEQIRIAQRIGLIQHLPKGVFDPGSDPSNKKVKECVICMMDFEYSDPIRFLPCLHIYHVDCIDPWLMRSFTCPSCMEPVDAALLSTYETN, from the exons ATGGGGAACTGCCTGTTTTCACATGGTGCGGATGACCTGTCGCTGCTGAACGAGTCCGAGGGGGGCAGCCTGCCCGGAGAGCCTCCCCCGCCCTACCAG GAGCGTACCCAGCCACTGCCAGTGTACCATCCCAACCCAGGTGAGAGTCGTCTGGCTTACCAGCTGACCGAGGAGGAGCAGATTCGCATCGCCCAGCGAATCGGTCTCATCCAGCACCTGCCCAAAGGTGTCTTCGACCCGGGCTCCGACCCCTCCAACAAGAAAGTGAAAGA GTGTGTGATCTGCATGATGGATTTCGAGTACAGCGATCCCATTCGGTTCTTGCCCTGCCTTCACATCTACCACGTAGACTGCATTGACCCCTGGCTGATGCGCTCCTTCACCTGCCCCTCCTGCATGGAGCCGGTGGACGCGGCCCTGCTGTCCACTTACGAAACCAACTGA
- the LOC115588254 gene encoding pistil-specific extensin-like protein yields the protein METTSPPPPPPPTLVMQQSRKSTRPCPKHAALPFRDPPVQETRPPPETQQDAPAILPPPVQNGSVFPASERPDDSPYDSGEKSGPVQETEPAPQTSPGPQITETRVEAAVQMDLAAED from the exons ATG GAAACAacttcaccaccaccaccacctcctccaacCCTCGTGATGCAGCAAAGTAGGAAAAGTACTCGGCCGTGCCCTAAACATGCTGCACTGCCATTTAGAGACCCTCCTGTCCAAGAGACAAGGCCCCCACCAGAGACTCAGCAG GATGCACCAGCTATACTGCCACCCCCAGTGCAAAATGGATCTGTGTTTCCAGCGTCAGAAAGGCCAGATGACAGTCCATACGATAGTGGGGAGAAATCCGGTCCAGTGCAGGAAACTGAACCTGCACCACAGACATCTCCTGGTCCACAG ATAACAGAGACGCGAGTTGAAGCAGCGGTTCAGATGGACCTGGCTGCAGAGGACTGA